The window tatgcccttagagttacacagttgacccatatatgcccttttcgaaacggaatcCACCTAAACTAATTAtctctttcgttaattgtattaaagtgtattacaaacactatttcctttttattagtacttttttttttacctttctcttttctttctttttttttcttttcttctcttttttttttctttttctttcttcctccattactgatgtcttctccattttcgtcaccaatttcacttaacaaaactcatgaatttcaattactaagaaaattctcccataaggtaATCAAGTTCAATTTCACTGGCCCtctaaataaatgaaattaaattattccaaaaattatggtttaaactttaaaataataaaaacatctcaacctttaacaatactcaaaagaccaaaatatttaaattattttcagaaagataatttaatgattaaaagcCTAGAATTCAAGTTGTAGTttataaatttgagttgttagtcttttttcaactggatattttctattctttttattaactatgtaaattaggggtgtacatggaacgagttggttcgatttttatcaaaatcaaaccaaaccaattatatcggtttggattgttcgattttgttggattttcggattttttgttacataaatattatttcaatcttactttgttaaatattttagaactaaatatatgttaagtaaaaattaaaaaaattaaaaatatatgatctataaaaatattcttatgggagaattttcttagtaattggaatttatgagttttgtcaagtgaaattggtgatgaAAATGAAGAAGACATCAGTaattagggctgcttatcgggcgaaTTGGGCGGTTAtatactcttaacggtttggcttatcggttatcggcttttaaatgtattaatccgctagccacccgataagatattgggcggattggtatcggtttagctcttatcaggcggttatcgggcggtttatcggatTGTTTGTTTACCGCtatgactcaaaataaaattcctaagAAGAGAGCTAAATAGAAGAAATAGAGAGATGTGTATTCTAACGTATTTCCCAGTAGAATCATCTCTGGGGATGAGCCTATTAACAACTTATAACTATcagaagaaatagaagagaaCACTGGGTATAATACATGATAATCAAAATTATCTAATAGTAACTAAATGGAATAGTAAATTATAACTAAATGTCTAATAGTAGAGAGTTGTGAATTTTATGCATTTTGGTGTGTAAGAGAAATATATAGGAGTAGTGAAGTATGCAATAATTTGGCATCATTTGAGATTGTGTGTGGAAGAGATTTATCAAAATCTCTTTAACTTAAAGATAAGAGGGAATaattttaggaaaatatttaCTTATAAAGACAAATAATTAAAGGAAAATACTTATACGTGTATCTTGCTTATATATCAAACTATATCAACTTATCATGATTAATAGAGGCGGAGTTCGGGGGCATAAATTGCCGGAAAATcgataaaattatattttatgtatatatagtagATGTTGAATTTACTTGAATTTTTCGtatgtttatttttttatattttgaattccTCTAATAAAAATATTAACTCCGTCACTGATGATTAAATGATAAATAAAGTTATtatgattaaataataaaaatttatgtTAAAGCAGGTATCATGCATTTATCACTTTCGTATAAACAACCGggtgtgaattttttttttttttttctaagctTAAACTGATTTCTTAACAATCCAGGACTTTTGTCATATTGTACATGTGTCTTTTGGTCAAATCTTTAAGTGTATTTATCATTTCTCTAAAGCTTAAAAGAGTGAATGAAATTAAATGCCATTTGCCATGTGTAGACTTTGAATACAGATAGGATAAGTGGCAGAGTACAAAACAAATACTAATATGAAGGTGAAATTTCTTAAATCTATATCATTTAATACCATGTGATCTCTAAAGTGGAAATAACATTCATCCTACCCTTTGTTTcgatattttttagtttttacagtGAATGATTGTTATACATCTATAACAACATTTGACGTTTAAATATATTTGGCtgttatagataaaaattatccaaaaattaattatttttcctttttaatattatatataaaagataagaaaattattcaaatttaaaatctcaaaagatatgcatatttcactagttaaatattgaagaaagctaatacattattaataaattcataactaaatgtataaaaatttaaactctgaagcaaatgtcacaccccttttctacccgcAAAATAATATTACGAGAATTAAagggtttttccaattaaagtgacaaaattgagtagggattattttatttacagagtcgccacttgaaattgattttgttggtgttccaagtcaccttttatttgaatccctaatcaaaggaagatttgactctattattattggtctgcgaaaacaaagtctgagtaagaaattctgttaaccggggagaaggtataaggcattccccgaatcccgtggttctagcatggtcgcttttattgactaaaatttggcttgaattatttttggataaaatgTGTATTATTTGCCTTAAGTTACTATTGTCTAGTGctgcttaataattaataattttggccTAGAAGCGTGCAAGCACACAAAGTACTTAtttgattatatatattaaaacaaagAACGTGTCGGTACACATGGTTTAAATACAATTAATATTAAAAAGTCAAGAAGCGGGAATACACACATGactactttattaaaaaaaatatcgaCCAAGGACCGTGTATGAACATATGGTCTACATCTCAAACGTGCCTAAAATTGCTTATcacttaaattaattaaaaagcggttcttttttatttattacttgttcgactggaaaaaaaatattattattaaaaataattttttcactaATACAAGACATTAAACCCGGGTAAGCTTATGTTAAACTTTCATGGTATTGGGtcacttattttatttaacaaaagataatttattaattttaaagaaaatgccCATCTTGCTTTCTGTTGTTATTGGGCCTAcaaattttagcttatttggccCATGTTGCTTAAGATCCTTGATGACCAAGACAACACAAAATAACAAGTATTCTTCTATGCCCAAATTGCTTCTTACATTGATGTCCAAACTAAatttttttcataaaagaaacttacatgccaattattatcttttatcttcTTAACCAACTATTTCTTAAGGACTAACATAATATTTCTACTCATCTACACCAATTATGGCACTAATCAAACTACACTCATTAACAACATAGAAATCATGACTAAatataaaaactataaaaaaCGGTAATACTTCAATGCTAAAGAGAAGAAATATATTAAGTATAACATTATGTTGACTATAATTCAAAGTATCAAAACATTTGAAGCTAGAAGTCTTTCTTAGATAATTATACATGAACCATGAAAGCAACTCACGGAAAAGAGCCCAAACTAAACAAACATGGTTAAAAGTGGGGTCTTTATCTTTTTCTTAAACTAAGTAATCTTAACAGAATGCAATTTcaatcacatatataaagaagaaaatcataatttaactaatttttaacaGATTTACATGATAATAACACTAATATAACATTCATCTTGAAACAAAATCAGATCTAATATGTTCCATCAACCAAACTGGGATCAAATCCTTCTTATTATCATCAAGAATCTGCAATATAAGAATTTAAAAGTTACCTGGTTTGtggaataataaaatacagcagtgcagtaaccaaaaaaaaaaactcagcagcaaatacagtagaaacagcagcaactcaagtgttaagacaacccagaaaactcaacaaagatgcttgaaacttgtagatatcaacttcacaaattgcctaagggatctttctatttttctcgAGGTTTTTGCACTCAAATAATCCTCAAAAAACTCTGAAATTTCACCTTGTTATATGTATTAAGctgctgatttttctcaaagatatATATCTTTAAGCAACTCTCCAAGATGTGTCTCAGTATAAGATAGAGTGTCCCCCTTTTCAGTGAGTAGGCCTCTGCATTCTAAGTGTAAGTGAGTcccttttataggagaaaaaCAACCCTTTCAATAGGCAAATAAAGTTAgattttttggacagattttggttcaccaaaaatctgtccaaaagactgactttatgtgctaaacactgttcaaggtctgtcccaaaggtgaaaggacaacctgaaaatctgttgtgtcagaagcaaggagaaaaaatgtcctttcagccaccctactagtaaaagtaagctactattaccctattttgtgataaaataaactaaatttcagattttaaccatcaacaacaaactacttgctcaacacaaatcaaacttggacaaCTATGAACTGACAAAGCATAGACGAGACTAAAAACGTAATTGAACTAAGTATTAAAACCAACTTGATGGGAATGAATTCGATTTGTGCAAACTAATTACTAAACAAACAACTAAATTCACAAACTAATGCTCAAAACAGAACGAGCATCGTTAACAATCGAACAACGactaacaacaactaaataatcGACTAACTAAGGGAACGATTTAACTAATacactaaagatcatgtttaaatCAATAACGAATCTAACAAACTACTAAACTAAATAGAGGTAgctaattaaataaacctaacttgaaactctaattaacaagaaataaccaaaacagaaaaataaataaataaataaaatcagaaactaatctactaaataaaaaaaatcagaaattaattaaagagatgacGATTATACCTAACAAGTATGCTTGAAGTCGTTCGAGCCACGAGAAGTCGCCGGAGATGCTAAAAGGTGACTACCCGACTCCGAAACGCATGTTTCTTTCGGGTAGATGCTAGAACGAAATACGTTTCAGCATCTCGCCAAAAGAAACGAGTGTCTTTGAGTCGAAAAATAGCTAAAATGGGGGTTCGGGGCATTTTGGCGGTGGTGAGGCGGTGGAGCCGTGGCGGCGGCGAGGAGCGGGTCGGCGGCGACGGGGATTTTGGGGGTGAAATGGGTAGGAAAAGATAGGTCTCGTGGAGCTCTATCCATTCTTGTATGTGTTGTAGGGTGGTGTTGTccggagcttcaagaatttggactaaaaagtggcggctaaagtttcttagatctaaaattcaaggagtttgagggttttttgaagaaattggtttggagatatgggaaGAGGGAGTTGTGGAGAttatatggtgttaatttggaggtgtttggaggtggtctgccgccggtgggtgatttccggcggcggcggcgacggagagaagaaagagaagagagagagagagagagaagagagagaaagagttatgggggaaatgagggaatttttcagatttttgaggctttaaatacctcttgagaaattaaatatggaccattagatcaaggagtgatcaatgggtgagatttgatcttgggtcacttaatgaaacgacgtagttttgaggcaaaactacgtcgttcCGGACCCTTTCAAAGGCAGccccttatcttgcacttttggctactttctctttcaaatttggcccaatttctttcttaatcctacttattaaactaaatttacacaaataaataaattaattaagtaacttattcaaatgatcaattaactagattaattcaccaattgaatagttagttaattcctaaaatgcacaaataaagaaagaactattttttttggtatttttatgataggaaatatgcaatcaaagacataaaaattggaaaatataattaaatcaacaaaacactaatgactttaggaggtgttaaaatagtacaaaaattaggtattcacaacAGACATTTTAAAgctaccaaaaaaaataaaattctttcaagattgatggaagaactttgtaattgtagcttgtttTGTAGATTTATTCTCTTACTAATGATATAacacttgaattggcgaaaattcgtgtccaaattttcagcaaaaaGGTATCCAATAACTTTCCTTTGAAGACAATCTAAGAGATTAAGAGTTAAATTTTCTATCTAAATATTTTGTAAACTTTGTCCCTTAGAAAGATAATATGtgcaaatctacaaatcttatatCTTATGCAATATAGAAACTTTGTTTAATGGAAATGATTGTGTGCATATTTTTAAAACTATTATTTGTAATCTTAATGATTCTATATGACTATTAGAGAGgggtaattttacaaagagcATTCTGTTATAAATATGGTTGTTGCTGTTATAGGTAAAAAACTGTTATAGAGAAATAAAATAACTTAAAAAATCGATTCTGAAGAAAATTTGACTTTTATATTGAATGACTGTTATATAAAGATGTTATAGATAGATCTGACCCTAATAGTATTCACTATTTTTCGtcctaaaaaatttaaaaaataaaactactAGTAATACTATTTCTAAAATGGACTGCTGTCATAAATTTTGTTATAGGATGAGTAAATGACATGTATTATCCAATTCTATTCCCCTGACTTATGGGCAACTGACATAGGATATTTATTTTTTCGGTCTTTGGTTAAACGTGCACGAAAATGTAATTATCAAAAAACATGACACAGACTGCCAAGGAAACTGTGTAAAGACCAATAATACATGTCTAAGATTAAAAATGATAGACCGTATAAgatcatttttctattttttttcgcCATATCTGGACTGGACACGTCATCTTTTCTtataattttaacaaaaatcGTAGTAGGCCAAATTTTACAAAACTGCCTACTAGTCGGGGATCAAATACAATACGGAAAATTTCCAAATATGCCTTtatactatacgaaattgagcgtatttgcccttcgttaatactttagctcaaatatgtCTTTAtcgtcacatagttggtccatatatgcccttaaagttacacagttggcccatatatgTCATTTTCGAAACGGAATTCGCCCAAACTAATTAGTtttttcgttaattgtattaaagtgtattacaaatactatttcctttttattagtatttttttttacctttctcttttctttcttcttttttattttcttcttttttttttccctttttctttctcccttatccgatttcctccattactgataggggtgttcaaaatcgaaccgaaatcgaaaaccgaaccgaaaccgaagcttaatggcttattggtatcggtttaacggtttaacggacggggaacagattgaaatttttttattaacggcttatcggtttgggggcggattattcaattttcttaacggataatccgttaacccgttaagaatatatatatatatatatatataaaactctttatccatatatatatatatatatatatattaaataatcaaaaaccattCTTCCACTTCGAGTACTCTCTCTCTATTCTCTATTACTAATTCCCTCAAAACATATCTCTTTGACTCCTTCTTTACCCTCGCCGCCCTTTTCGTCCTTCTCCACTCCTCTAAAACCCCATGACTTAGAAACAAACTTTTCTTCAAATCTAAGCTTGTTTCTACACACTATATATAAGCAAAACTTTACGTCCAACGTATCACTCCCTCGCCGGAAAATCAAGAATGGCCTCTAAATGCATATCCAATTGCGTTAACAACGCTAGAGCTCCTGTACGTGCCACGTATATAAATCTTTATAAATGGCCTGAATCCGACGCCGAGTTTATAAGATCAGTCAGCTCAAAAATGCAAGGGAAAAACAATAACAATGGCCATGGACATGGACATCATCCTAAGGTGGTGGATAGTATTTCTTGTAGGCAATTATATTTGAGGAGTTACACTTTTTCAAGGGAAGAAGAGAATGTAAATGATGAGAAGAAAGCAGTAAAATGCTATGGTAAAAGAAAGACGAAATTAGCTCGAGGGGATGGCGGCGGCGGCGGTAGTTCAAGTGGTGGCCGGAGACGGACTAGAAGGAAATGTAAAGGTTTTAGAAAGGCAAAGGAGATATCTTGCTCTGCTTTGGCTTCGATTTTTCGGAGGTTATTATCTTGCACTACTAAGGTTGATGTGGTTGGTTAATTTACCCTTAGTTATTTACTTTAAAGATTATagaatttcctttttttttccccATAAgtcctttcattttttttttcctacTTTGTGTTGAGTTTTTGTTTATATAGCATCTTGATCTCGTAATTGAATTTTATTGTGGTAATGTATTTGTAATGAAACTTTACAGGAATGATCACATTTTTCGAATGATAGGGTTCAGTTGAACAAGGAGATTCAGTATTTTCTTGaattaaattaaatcactgaatttatGATATATATTTTGTTGGGTTCATTTGTATGGAAATCTAGAAGGACGAATAAGGAATAACTTATATATATACCGATAATATAAAAGATTTTTATACTATAAATGTATTTTAACCTCTTTAACATTATTTACTTTCCACAAACTATTATCATACTTCCATTATTCTCCAATGTAATGACAATGAAATATTTATTATCCAGTGGTGGATTTCCTCATCTCCTGACCAATTTACGTCGAGTCTCCTGTCATCTAAATGAAGCTTTTATAAACGGTTACTTATAATCATTATTTAGTGAACTAATAGTGAAATAGTTAATTTTATAATATAACCTCTGTATAGAAGTTAAGCTCAAACAATAGTATTAATCTTATTTTAATCGTAGTTGTAGCGTTTTACTTGTCTGTAGGCTAAATGATCAAGCAAGCAAAGGGAGAGACGAGTAGACGACTTGTTTAACTACTTTTTTGTAATGCTAAGGAAAGAGAGAGACGTGCAATTTCTGCGTTACTTTGTGTTAAAATCAAAGATAGGCATGCAATTTCAATTTCCACTGACAGTTCTGGAGTTCTTTAGTCTTCACAGTAACAAGAAATGATGCCAAAGAATCTTGAAGAAGAACTCtgctgaaaaaatgaaaaaattacaaagaaaaaaataatgtgAAAGCCTCAGAAAAATAAGCAAACAAAAGAACGGAAATGATTATCAATTACCACAAAGGTTGTGTTGAGATGAATgtgatccatatattgatatttaACTAGAAGTTTCAGGTTCGAGTTATGAGAAGGAAGAAATTCTTAGTAAAAGCATTTCCTTCTGAGCCCTACGTAATACGAATCTGAATTAGTCGAGCTCGTTACAGTTGGGATGCTTATACCAAGAAAGATTATCAATTAATTTAGAGATGAAAATGCAATTCATTTGGGTGCACTCATTCTTCTTAACTGCATAATACGGACCTGACAAACTTGGCTACacttcttttcctatttttagaAATTTTAACACCAAAATGTAAGAAATTTAATTTATTGGTTATTTTCTTGActattgtatacggtcgaaatagattttggccttcctacgttcgatcgagttcgagtgttaaGAAGTCGGAATGAGATTTTGGAAGTGAGCTCTGAGGTCAGTACTAACGAACCTCGAGCCCGAAGGTCGCTCGAGGAGGCGGCTCGATAATCCTATCGAGCCCGCGAccaaatcgatccgcaaggcactgcttcgaggtcggaaatgcgcgaCACCCATCTCAAGGTCGAACTCGATCCAAGACCGAAGGGCCCaacccagtaacgagttcgagctagtatcgagctcacagacaagagccgttgcaaccacaccaacaaagagaatcttggcgggaataaaggaagagacaa is drawn from Nicotiana tabacum cultivar K326 chromosome 9, ASM71507v2, whole genome shotgun sequence and contains these coding sequences:
- the LOC107810737 gene encoding uncharacterized protein LOC107810737, with amino-acid sequence MASKCISNCVNNARAPVRATYINLYKWPESDAEFIRSVSSKMQGKNNNNGHGHGHHPKVVDSISCRQLYLRSYTFSREEENVNDEKKAVKCYGKRKTKLARGDGGGGGSSSGGRRRTRRKCKGFRKAKEISCSALASIFRRLLSCTTKVDVVG